The proteins below are encoded in one region of Sideroxydans lithotrophicus ES-1:
- the rplK gene encoding 50S ribosomal protein L11 — translation MAKKIVGYIKLQVPAGKANPSPPIGPALGQRGLNIMEFCKAFNAQTQGVEPGLPIPVVITAFADKSFTFVMKTPPATILIKKAAGVQKGSKTPHTDKVGKLTRKQAEDIAKAKQPDLTAADLDAAVRTIAGSARSMGITVEGVK, via the coding sequence GTGGCAAAGAAAATCGTCGGCTATATCAAGCTGCAAGTCCCGGCCGGTAAGGCCAATCCAAGTCCTCCTATCGGCCCGGCGCTCGGTCAGCGCGGCCTGAACATCATGGAATTCTGCAAGGCGTTCAACGCCCAGACCCAGGGTGTCGAGCCAGGTCTGCCGATCCCGGTGGTGATCACCGCCTTCGCGGACAAGAGCTTCACCTTCGTGATGAAGACTCCTCCCGCGACCATTCTGATCAAGAAGGCTGCCGGCGTGCAAAAAGGCAGCAAGACGCCGCATACGGACAAGGTCGGCAAACTGACCCGCAAACAGGCGGAAGATATCGCCAAAGCCAAGCAGCCTGACCTGACGGCAGCTGACCTGGATGCCGCAGTGCGCACCATCGCCGGTAGCGCGCGCAGCATGGGTATTACCGTGGAAGGGGTGAAATAA
- the rplA gene encoding 50S ribosomal protein L1 yields the protein MAQVSKRYKALAAKVDRNKLYALDEALKLVKETAKAKFDESIDVAVNLGIDAKKSDQLVRGSVVLPKGTGKTMRVAVFAQGAKAEEAKAAGADIVGFDDLAESIKAGKMDFDVVIASPDAMRIVGQLGQILGPRGLMPNPKVGTVTADVAGAVKNAKAGQVQYRTDKNGIVQCTIGRASFAPEALRENMLALIDALNKAKPATSKGVYLKKVAISSTMGVGIRVEQASLVA from the coding sequence ATGGCACAAGTTTCCAAACGTTATAAGGCGCTGGCCGCCAAGGTCGATCGCAACAAGCTGTACGCGCTGGATGAAGCGCTCAAGTTGGTGAAAGAGACAGCCAAGGCCAAGTTCGACGAGTCCATCGACGTGGCAGTGAACCTGGGCATCGATGCCAAGAAGTCCGACCAGCTGGTGCGCGGCTCCGTGGTGTTGCCCAAGGGTACCGGCAAGACCATGCGCGTCGCTGTATTTGCGCAGGGCGCCAAGGCTGAAGAAGCCAAGGCGGCTGGCGCCGACATCGTCGGTTTCGACGATCTGGCCGAAAGCATCAAGGCTGGCAAGATGGATTTCGACGTAGTGATCGCTTCCCCGGATGCGATGCGTATCGTCGGCCAGCTGGGCCAGATCCTCGGTCCGCGCGGTCTGATGCCTAACCCCAAGGTGGGTACGGTCACTGCCGATGTGGCGGGCGCAGTAAAGAACGCCAAGGCCGGTCAGGTGCAATACCGCACCGACAAGAACGGCATCGTGCAGTGCACCATCGGTCGCGCTTCGTTCGCGCCGGAAGCGCTACGCGAAAACATGCTGGCTTTGATTGATGCGTTGAACAAGGCCAAGCCTGCAACTTCCAAAGGTGTCTACCTGAAGAAGGTCGCGATCTCCAGCACCATGGGTGTCGGTATTCGCGTCGAACAGGCTAGTCTGGTAGCTTGA
- the secE gene encoding preprotein translocase subunit SecE — MPVSKVETDSSYMADKIKLLVAFMLVAAGVAGFYALQNSAEVLRVLSVLLGVMLAAGVFWTTASGKLFFSFASDSVAEAKRVVWPSRKETIQTTAVVVLFAVVMALFLWAVDASLMVIVNKLMGRSE, encoded by the coding sequence CTGCCAGTTAGTAAAGTAGAAACGGACAGTTCATACATGGCTGACAAGATCAAATTGCTGGTTGCCTTCATGCTCGTTGCGGCGGGGGTGGCCGGCTTTTATGCATTGCAGAATAGCGCGGAAGTGTTGCGTGTGCTGTCGGTGCTGCTTGGCGTGATGCTGGCAGCGGGTGTGTTCTGGACGACCGCGTCCGGCAAGCTGTTCTTCAGCTTCGCCAGTGACTCGGTGGCTGAAGCCAAGCGGGTGGTATGGCCGTCGCGTAAAGAGACGATACAGACTACGGCTGTGGTTGTTCTGTTTGCGGTGGTGATGGCGCTGTTCCTGTGGGCAGTGGATGCGAGTCTGATGGTGATCGTCAATAAATTGATGGGACGGAGTGAGTGA
- the nusG gene encoding transcription termination/antitermination protein NusG has product MAKRWYVVHTYSQFEKSVQRALLERIAREGMEDLFGQILVPVEEVVELKSGQKNISERKFFPGYVLVEMEMTDESWHLVKNTPKVTGFLGGSAMKPTPISQKEVDNIMQQMQAGVEKPRPKVLFEVGEAVRVKEGPFTDFHGMVEDVNYDKSKLRVAVTIFGRSTPVELNFGQVEKA; this is encoded by the coding sequence ATGGCCAAGCGTTGGTATGTGGTGCATACGTACTCGCAGTTCGAGAAAAGCGTACAGCGTGCTTTGCTGGAACGTATCGCGCGCGAAGGCATGGAAGACCTGTTCGGACAGATACTTGTTCCAGTGGAAGAAGTGGTCGAGCTGAAGTCTGGGCAGAAGAACATCAGTGAGCGCAAGTTTTTCCCGGGCTACGTGCTGGTCGAGATGGAGATGACCGACGAGAGCTGGCACTTGGTGAAGAATACCCCCAAGGTCACCGGTTTTCTCGGTGGATCGGCAATGAAACCGACGCCTATCAGCCAGAAGGAAGTCGACAACATCATGCAGCAGATGCAGGCTGGCGTGGAGAAGCCGCGCCCCAAGGTGCTGTTCGAGGTGGGCGAGGCGGTACGCGTCAAGGAAGGTCCGTTCACGGATTTCCACGGCATGGTGGAAGATGTCAATTACGACAAGAGCAAACTGCGGGTCGCGGTCACCATTTTCGGTCGATCGACACCAGTGGAACTGAATTTCGGGCAAGTCGAGAAAGCCTGA